One window of the Herbiconiux sp. L3-i23 genome contains the following:
- a CDS encoding twin-arginine translocase TatA/TatE family subunit, translating to MFGLTFEKLLLIGVLAVMLLGPDRLPQAASALGRMVRSLKQFADGAKTRVRDEMGPEFDEVDWKKLDPRQYDPRRIIREALTDEAPAPVKRVSPSAPRPVRPPASASSSSEGTTSRPAAAAFDSEAT from the coding sequence GTGTTCGGGCTGACTTTCGAGAAGCTCCTCCTCATCGGAGTGCTCGCCGTCATGCTCCTCGGGCCCGATCGGCTGCCGCAGGCGGCGTCGGCGCTCGGTCGTATGGTGCGCTCGCTGAAGCAGTTCGCCGACGGTGCGAAGACCCGCGTGCGCGACGAGATGGGCCCCGAGTTCGACGAGGTCGACTGGAAGAAGCTCGACCCGCGTCAGTACGACCCGCGCCGGATCATCCGCGAGGCGCTCACCGACGAGGCGCCCGCGCCGGTCAAGCGGGTGAGCCCGTCTGCGCCGCGTCCGGTGCGTCCGCCGGCGTCGGCATCGTCGTCGTCCGAGGGGACGACATCGAGACCCGCCGCGGCGGCGTTCGACTCCGAAGCGACTTAG